Proteins from a genomic interval of Kitasatospora herbaricolor:
- the pyk gene encoding pyruvate kinase: MRRAKIVCTLGPATDSYEQLKAIVEAGMNVARLNMSHGSHPEHEERYRKVRQVSEDTGRPIGILADLQGPKIRLATFANGPVTVDNGDEFTITTEDVPGDQHICGTTYKGLPGDVKPGDPVLINDGVIALEVVSVDGPRVKTVVVEGGVLSNNKGINLPGAAVNVPALSEKDKDDLRFALELGVDMVALSFVRNAADIDDVHKVMDEVGIRVPVIAKIEKPQAVEAMEEIVLAFDAIMVARGDLAVEYPLERVPLVQKQLITLARRNAKPVIVATQMMESMIHASRPTRAEASDVANAILDGADAVMLSAESSVGKFPVETVRTMSRIAETAEEQLLEQGLQPLNPGRKPRTQGGSIARAACELGDFLNAKSLVAFTKSGDTARRLSRYRSPIPVVAFTPDAATRNQLTLSWGVESHVTEQVGSTDEMVLQVDRELLNMGDLAEGDTVIVTAGSPPGVPGNTNMVQVHHLGTRADV; encoded by the coding sequence ATGCGCCGAGCGAAAATTGTCTGCACCCTGGGTCCGGCGACGGACTCCTACGAACAGCTGAAGGCCATCGTCGAGGCGGGCATGAACGTCGCCCGACTCAACATGAGTCATGGCTCCCACCCGGAGCACGAGGAGCGGTACCGCAAGGTCCGCCAGGTGTCCGAGGACACCGGACGCCCGATCGGCATCCTCGCCGACCTGCAGGGTCCGAAGATCCGCCTGGCGACCTTCGCCAACGGGCCGGTGACCGTCGACAACGGCGACGAGTTCACCATCACCACCGAGGACGTCCCCGGTGACCAGCACATCTGCGGTACCACCTACAAGGGCCTGCCCGGCGACGTGAAGCCCGGCGACCCGGTCCTGATCAACGACGGCGTCATCGCGCTGGAGGTCGTCAGCGTCGACGGCCCCCGCGTGAAGACCGTCGTCGTCGAGGGCGGCGTGCTCTCGAACAACAAGGGCATCAACCTCCCCGGTGCCGCCGTCAACGTCCCCGCCCTGTCCGAGAAGGACAAGGACGACCTGCGCTTCGCGCTGGAGCTGGGCGTCGACATGGTCGCGCTGTCCTTCGTCCGCAACGCCGCGGACATCGACGACGTGCACAAGGTGATGGACGAGGTCGGCATCCGCGTGCCGGTCATCGCCAAGATCGAGAAGCCGCAGGCCGTCGAGGCGATGGAGGAGATCGTCCTCGCCTTCGACGCCATCATGGTCGCCCGTGGCGACCTCGCCGTCGAGTACCCGCTGGAGCGGGTGCCGCTGGTCCAGAAGCAGCTGATCACCCTGGCCCGCCGCAACGCGAAGCCGGTCATCGTCGCCACCCAGATGATGGAGTCGATGATCCACGCCTCGCGCCCGACCCGCGCCGAGGCCTCGGACGTCGCCAACGCCATCCTGGACGGCGCCGACGCGGTCATGCTGTCCGCCGAGTCGAGCGTCGGCAAGTTCCCGGTCGAGACCGTGCGCACCATGAGCCGGATCGCCGAGACCGCCGAGGAGCAGTTGCTGGAGCAGGGCCTGCAGCCGCTGAACCCGGGCCGCAAGCCGCGCACCCAGGGCGGCTCGATCGCCCGCGCCGCGTGCGAGCTGGGCGACTTCCTCAACGCCAAGTCGCTGGTGGCCTTCACCAAGTCCGGTGACACGGCCCGCCGGCTGTCGCGCTACCGCTCGCCGATCCCGGTGGTCGCGTTCACCCCGGACGCCGCCACCCGCAACCAGCTCACCCTGAGCTGGGGCGTCGAGTCGCACGTGACCGAGCAGGTCGGCTCCACCGACGAGATGGTGCTGCAGGTCGACCGCGAGCTGCTCAACATGGGTGACCTCGCCGAGGGCGACACCGTGATCGTGACCGCCGGTTCGCCCCCCGGCGTCCCCGGCAACACCAACATGGTCCAGGTGCACCACCTGGGCACGCGCGCCGACGTCTGA
- a CDS encoding DUF6114 domain-containing protein, producing the protein MSSATADAWSEGENLFTRLRLRFRSWRRTRPFWAGLLAMIAGVPIMYLPYAHLSLGGMTVAMSTTAGAGSLIIGILLMVLGLTAWYQPAVRVFAGVATTLLTLVSIPVSNLAGFGLALIPGLVGGGLMVSWAPLKERAATDLPAAGDGTADEAAGTEGAAHAADGSATEVVLAVAEQADAEPVQGPRHAAPAARTDIPAQAGEPEEAR; encoded by the coding sequence ATGTCCAGCGCAACGGCCGACGCGTGGTCCGAAGGCGAGAACCTCTTCACCCGGTTGCGGCTGCGGTTCCGTAGCTGGCGCCGCACCCGGCCGTTCTGGGCCGGACTACTGGCCATGATCGCCGGCGTTCCGATCATGTACCTCCCCTACGCGCACCTCTCCCTCGGCGGCATGACGGTGGCGATGTCCACCACGGCCGGCGCGGGATCCCTGATCATCGGCATCCTGCTGATGGTGCTCGGCCTCACCGCCTGGTACCAGCCGGCCGTCCGGGTCTTCGCCGGTGTGGCCACCACCCTGCTCACCCTGGTCTCCATCCCGGTCTCCAACCTGGCCGGCTTCGGCCTGGCGCTGATCCCGGGCCTGGTCGGCGGCGGGCTGATGGTCTCCTGGGCGCCGCTCAAGGAGCGGGCCGCCACCGACCTGCCGGCCGCCGGTGACGGCACCGCCGACGAGGCCGCCGGAACCGAGGGCGCCGCCCACGCCGCCGACGGGAGCGCGACCGAGGTCGTCCTGGCCGTCGCCGAGCAGGCCGACGCCGAACCGGTCCAGGGCCCCAGGCACGCGGCCCCGGCCGCCCGTACCGACATCCCCGCCCAGGCGGGGGAACCGGAGGAGGCGCGGTGA
- the glgB gene encoding 1,4-alpha-glucan branching enzyme: MTPLDLPGRTTTPAVPATFLAGKDSPRREPVVPQRAEPERTAPAPSTGRASAAPPGTGAAEPAVTTPPAATPAVATPATAEAVGPPVAPGIAADAAQAGALRLPEAPLPPSEVDRLVSGAHHDPHALLGAHPTNGGTAIRVLRPFAERVVVETGQGPAELTHQQNGLFTGLLPGSGLQRATLAEHRLLVTYPGGGPLPQYDGYRARPTLGELDLHLISEGRHEQLWRALGSHLRTVDGVDGTAFAVWAPNAAGVRLIGDFNHWDGTGHPMRSLGSSGIWELFVPGLAEGTQYKYEIRTRDGRTLDKADPLARATQCPPGTASVVTSSSYDWQDADWMARRARAVHHRAPMSVYELHLASWRPDLTSYREIAEVLPGYLKELNFTHVEFMPVMEHPFGGSWGYQVSGFYAPTARLGGPDDFRHLVDTLHRHGIGVIVDWVPAHFPKDDFALARFDGEPLYEPADPLRAEHPDWGTLEFDYGRTEVRNFLVANAVYWCEEFHIDGLRVDAVASMLYLDYSREGGAWTPNQFGGRENLDAAAFLQEMNATVYRRCPGVITIAEESTAWDGVTRPTDSGGLGFGLKWNMGWMHDSLVYISKEPVHRKYHHNEITFSMVYAYSENYVLPISHDEVVHGKQSLVSKMPGDWWQQRANHRAYLGFMWAHPGKQLLFMGQEFAQGAEWDHEHGPQWWVLADDWPAAADHRGVRELVRDLNGAYLDAPALWEQDTTPDGFRWLDGGAAEDNLLSFVRYAADGTPLVAVCNFSPVVRHGYRVGLPTLPGSEQLWEEVLNTDAEAYGGSGIANSSPVKAEKVSWNGQDRSAELVLPPLATVWLRPA; encoded by the coding sequence GTGACTCCGCTCGACCTGCCAGGCCGCACCACCACCCCCGCCGTACCCGCGACCTTCCTCGCGGGCAAGGACTCACCGAGGCGAGAGCCCGTGGTGCCCCAGCGGGCCGAGCCGGAGCGGACCGCCCCGGCCCCGAGCACCGGCCGCGCGAGCGCCGCTCCGCCCGGCACCGGTGCGGCCGAGCCCGCTGTCACCACGCCTCCCGCCGCCACGCCCGCCGTCGCGACGCCGGCCACCGCGGAAGCCGTCGGCCCGCCAGTCGCGCCCGGCATCGCCGCGGACGCCGCCCAGGCGGGCGCGCTGCGGCTGCCGGAGGCCCCGCTGCCGCCCTCCGAGGTCGACCGGCTGGTCTCCGGCGCGCACCACGACCCGCACGCCCTGCTGGGCGCCCACCCGACCAACGGCGGCACCGCGATCCGGGTGCTGCGCCCGTTCGCCGAGCGGGTGGTGGTGGAGACCGGCCAGGGCCCGGCCGAACTCACCCACCAGCAGAACGGCCTGTTCACCGGCCTGCTGCCCGGCAGCGGTCTGCAGCGCGCCACCCTGGCCGAGCACCGGCTGCTGGTCACCTACCCCGGCGGCGGCCCGCTGCCGCAGTACGACGGCTACCGGGCCCGCCCGACCCTCGGCGAGCTCGACCTGCACCTGATCTCCGAGGGCCGGCACGAGCAGCTCTGGCGGGCCCTCGGCTCGCACCTGCGCACCGTGGACGGCGTCGACGGCACCGCCTTCGCCGTCTGGGCGCCCAACGCGGCCGGCGTCCGGCTGATCGGCGACTTCAACCACTGGGACGGCACCGGCCACCCGATGCGGTCGCTGGGCTCCTCCGGCATCTGGGAGCTGTTCGTGCCCGGCCTGGCCGAGGGCACCCAGTACAAGTACGAGATCCGCACCCGGGACGGCCGCACCCTCGACAAGGCCGACCCGCTGGCCCGGGCCACCCAGTGCCCGCCCGGCACCGCCTCCGTCGTCACCTCCTCCTCGTACGACTGGCAGGACGCCGACTGGATGGCGCGCCGCGCCCGGGCCGTCCACCACCGTGCGCCGATGTCGGTCTACGAGCTGCACCTCGCCTCCTGGCGGCCCGACCTCACCAGCTACCGCGAGATCGCCGAGGTGCTCCCCGGCTACCTCAAGGAGCTGAACTTCACCCACGTGGAGTTCATGCCGGTGATGGAGCACCCCTTCGGCGGCTCCTGGGGCTACCAGGTCTCCGGCTTCTACGCACCGACCGCCCGGCTGGGCGGCCCGGACGACTTCCGCCACCTGGTCGACACCCTGCACCGGCACGGGATCGGCGTGATCGTCGACTGGGTGCCGGCGCACTTCCCCAAGGACGACTTCGCGCTCGCCCGCTTCGACGGCGAGCCGCTCTACGAGCCGGCCGACCCGCTGCGCGCCGAACACCCCGACTGGGGCACCCTGGAGTTCGACTACGGCCGCACCGAGGTCCGCAACTTCCTGGTCGCCAACGCGGTGTACTGGTGCGAGGAGTTCCACATCGACGGCCTGCGGGTGGACGCCGTCGCCTCGATGCTCTACCTCGACTACTCCCGCGAGGGCGGCGCCTGGACCCCGAACCAGTTCGGCGGGCGGGAGAACCTGGACGCCGCGGCCTTCCTGCAGGAGATGAACGCCACCGTCTACCGGCGCTGCCCCGGCGTGATCACCATCGCCGAGGAGTCCACCGCCTGGGACGGCGTCACCCGCCCCACCGACAGCGGGGGCCTCGGTTTCGGCCTGAAGTGGAACATGGGCTGGATGCACGACTCGCTGGTCTACATCTCCAAGGAGCCGGTGCACCGCAAGTACCACCACAACGAGATCACCTTCTCGATGGTGTACGCGTACTCGGAGAACTACGTGCTGCCGATCTCGCACGACGAGGTGGTGCACGGCAAGCAGTCGCTGGTCTCCAAGATGCCCGGCGACTGGTGGCAGCAGCGCGCCAACCACCGCGCCTACCTGGGCTTCATGTGGGCCCACCCCGGCAAGCAACTGCTTTTCATGGGGCAGGAGTTCGCCCAGGGTGCCGAGTGGGACCACGAGCACGGACCGCAGTGGTGGGTGCTGGCCGACGACTGGCCGGCCGCCGCCGACCACCGGGGCGTGCGCGAGCTGGTCCGCGACCTCAACGGCGCCTACCTGGACGCGCCCGCGCTGTGGGAGCAGGACACCACCCCCGACGGCTTCCGCTGGCTGGACGGCGGCGCCGCCGAGGACAACCTGCTCTCCTTCGTCCGGTACGCCGCCGACGGCACCCCGCTGGTGGCCGTCTGCAACTTCTCCCCCGTGGTGCGGCACGGCTACCGGGTCGGCCTGCCCACCCTGCCCGGCTCCGAGCAGCTCTGGGAGGAGGTCCTGAACACCGACGCCGAGGCGTACGGCGGCAGCGGGATCGCCAACTCCAGCCCGGTGAAGGCGGAGAAGGTCTCCTGGAACGGGCAGGACCGCAGCGCCGAGCTCGTCCTGCCGCCGCTGGCGACGGTCTGGCTGCGCCCGGCCTGA
- the pta gene encoding phosphate acetyltransferase, whose product MARSVYVTGIDRGDGRQAVELGVMELLTRQVDRVGVFRPLVHAHAPGGDHVVELLRDRYRLDLPATEMYGLTYEAAAALQAAQGQDELVGALVERFRALERDCQAVLILGTDFAGTNIPDELAFNARLANEFGAAVLPVVGGHAEDPQAVVAEVRNAYRAYRDLGCATLAMIANRVAPGAKEEVLRALAAKLPIPAYVIPEEPALAAPTVAQLVEATGAELLLGDAAGLARDVRGFVFGGAMLPTFLTALTEGALVVTPGDRADLVIGSLAAHAAGAPPIAGVLLTLGQHPGPDVMALAARLAPGTPVAVVPEGSWITAAALTHLEGRLDAAGPRKAEIALGLFELHVDTAELTKRIELSRSERVTPMMFEHELLERARAARRHVVLPEGTEERVLRAAEVLLRRNICDLTLLGDPEEVRRKASSLGLDLPAEPAGDRARLRIVDPATSPLRQQFAELYTRLRAHKGMTVELALDVVTDVSYFGTLMVQEGIADGMVSGAVHSTAATIRPAFEVIKTSPGAAIVSSVFFMCLADKVLVYGDCAVNPDPDARQLADIAVQSADTAAQFGVEPRVAMLSYSTGTSGSGADVDKVRKATELVRELRPDLLVEGPIQYDAAVDAHVAATKLPGSAVAGRATVLIFPDLNTGNNTYKAVQRSAGAVAVGPVLQGLRKPVNDLSRGALVEDIVNTVAITAIQSQTGRTADGVGAEPRTDSPRTDRPEGAQQS is encoded by the coding sequence GTGGCGCGCAGCGTGTACGTGACCGGGATCGACCGGGGCGACGGCCGGCAGGCCGTCGAACTGGGGGTCATGGAACTGCTCACCCGCCAGGTGGACCGCGTCGGCGTCTTCCGCCCGCTGGTGCACGCCCACGCACCCGGCGGCGACCACGTGGTCGAGCTGCTCCGCGACCGGTACCGGCTGGACCTGCCCGCCACCGAGATGTACGGCCTCACCTACGAGGCGGCCGCCGCCCTGCAGGCCGCGCAGGGCCAGGACGAACTGGTCGGCGCCCTGGTGGAGCGGTTCCGCGCGCTGGAGCGCGACTGCCAGGCCGTCCTGATCCTCGGCACCGACTTCGCCGGCACCAACATCCCGGATGAACTGGCCTTCAACGCCCGCCTGGCGAACGAGTTCGGCGCGGCCGTGCTCCCGGTGGTCGGCGGGCACGCCGAGGACCCGCAGGCCGTGGTCGCCGAGGTGCGCAACGCCTACCGGGCCTACCGCGACCTGGGCTGCGCCACCCTGGCCATGATCGCCAACCGGGTCGCCCCCGGGGCCAAGGAGGAGGTCCTGCGGGCACTGGCCGCGAAGCTGCCGATACCGGCGTACGTGATCCCCGAGGAGCCGGCGCTCGCCGCGCCGACGGTCGCCCAACTGGTCGAGGCGACCGGCGCGGAGCTGCTGCTCGGCGACGCCGCGGGCCTGGCCCGGGACGTCCGCGGCTTCGTCTTCGGCGGCGCCATGCTGCCGACCTTCCTCACCGCGCTGACCGAGGGCGCCCTGGTGGTCACCCCCGGGGACCGCGCCGACCTGGTGATCGGCTCGCTGGCGGCGCACGCGGCCGGCGCCCCGCCGATCGCCGGCGTGCTGCTGACGCTCGGCCAGCACCCCGGCCCCGACGTGATGGCGCTGGCCGCCCGGCTCGCCCCCGGCACCCCGGTGGCGGTCGTCCCGGAGGGCAGCTGGATCACCGCCGCCGCGCTGACCCACCTGGAGGGCCGGCTCGACGCGGCCGGCCCGCGGAAGGCCGAGATCGCCCTGGGCCTCTTCGAACTGCACGTCGACACGGCCGAGTTGACCAAGCGGATCGAGCTGAGCCGGTCCGAGCGGGTCACGCCGATGATGTTCGAGCACGAGCTGCTGGAGCGGGCCCGCGCCGCCCGCCGGCACGTCGTCCTGCCGGAGGGCACCGAGGAGCGGGTACTGCGCGCCGCCGAGGTGCTGCTGCGCCGCAACATCTGCGACCTCACCCTGCTCGGCGACCCGGAGGAGGTCCGCCGCAAGGCCTCCTCGCTCGGCCTGGACCTGCCGGCCGAGCCCGCCGGGGACCGCGCCCGGCTGCGGATCGTCGACCCGGCGACCAGCCCGCTGCGCCAGCAGTTCGCCGAGCTGTACACCCGGCTCCGCGCGCACAAGGGCATGACGGTGGAACTCGCGTTGGACGTGGTCACCGACGTCTCGTACTTCGGCACCCTGATGGTCCAGGAGGGCATCGCCGACGGCATGGTCTCCGGCGCCGTGCACTCCACCGCCGCGACCATCCGGCCCGCCTTCGAGGTGATCAAGACCTCGCCGGGCGCGGCCATCGTCTCCTCGGTCTTCTTCATGTGCCTCGCCGACAAGGTGCTGGTGTACGGCGACTGCGCGGTCAACCCCGACCCGGACGCCCGGCAGCTCGCCGACATCGCCGTCCAGTCCGCCGACACCGCGGCCCAGTTCGGCGTCGAGCCGCGGGTCGCGATGCTGTCCTACTCCACCGGCACCTCCGGCTCGGGCGCGGACGTGGACAAGGTCCGCAAGGCCACCGAGCTGGTCCGCGAGCTGCGCCCGGACCTCCTGGTGGAGGGCCCGATCCAGTACGACGCCGCGGTGGACGCCCATGTCGCGGCCACCAAGCTGCCGGGCTCGGCGGTGGCCGGACGGGCGACGGTGCTGATCTTCCCCGACCTGAACACCGGCAACAACACCTACAAGGCCGTCCAGCGGTCGGCCGGCGCGGTGGCGGTCGGCCCGGTGCTGCAGGGCCTGCGCAAGCCGGTCAACGACCTCTCGCGGGGGGCGCTGGTCGAGGACATCGTCAACACCGTGGCCATCACCGCGATCCAGTCGCAGACCGGCCGGACCGCCGACGGCGTCGGTGCCGAACCCCGCACGGACAGCCCCCGCACGGATCGCCCCGAAGGAGCGCAGCAGAGTTGA
- a CDS encoding maltokinase N-terminal cap-like domain-containing protein — MSETSRSQAHVHRDTPTGTAVPAGPRSPGVRRTALGVSELIQAALPLITDWLPTQRWYAGKGRAITGLTPMVGTPLQVGDPSLLHLLLRVEHGAAGGTPQGDIYQLLLGTRSEEPAGIGPGAVLGRLTQGPYDGAVLYDAVHDPELTGRLLEHLATGDRFGSLSFRRTPGPGLPANLPGRASTAEQSNSSVIYGTSLILKLFRRISPGTNPDLELSLALSRAGSTRIPRVAAWFESRLERAEPATLGLLQRYLPDAEDGWELALDQVGRLKGDPSPGNFAIEAHRLGRATAEVHRVLARSMPVARLDRTQTRQLATAMADRLDSAVAAVPGLLRYRSALRSAFQQLADAHPDGMPVQRIHGDLHLGQAMRTPQGWVLLDFEGEPAKTVAERREPQTALRDVAAMLRSFDYAAAHLLAGGPVDPELAHLAAAWAARNRTAYCAGYTAGGGTDPAASPELMRALEIDKAVYEVVYEARHRPSWLPIPLAAINRLALTV, encoded by the coding sequence ATGTCCGAAACCTCCCGGTCTCAAGCCCATGTGCACCGCGACACCCCCACCGGCACGGCCGTGCCGGCCGGACCGCGGAGCCCCGGGGTACGCAGAACCGCCTTGGGAGTCAGCGAGCTGATCCAGGCCGCGCTGCCGCTGATCACCGATTGGCTCCCCACCCAACGCTGGTACGCCGGCAAGGGGCGCGCCATCACCGGCCTCACGCCGATGGTCGGCACCCCCCTGCAGGTCGGCGACCCCTCACTGCTGCACCTGCTGCTGCGGGTCGAGCACGGGGCGGCCGGCGGCACCCCGCAAGGGGACATCTACCAACTGCTGCTCGGCACCCGCTCGGAGGAGCCCGCCGGGATCGGCCCGGGCGCCGTGCTCGGCCGGCTCACCCAGGGACCGTACGACGGCGCCGTGCTCTACGACGCGGTGCACGACCCGGAGCTGACCGGCCGGCTGCTGGAGCACCTGGCGACCGGCGACCGGTTCGGCTCGCTGTCCTTCCGCCGCACCCCGGGCCCCGGCCTGCCCGCCAACCTGCCGGGCCGGGCCAGCACCGCCGAGCAGAGCAACAGCTCGGTGATCTACGGGACCTCGCTGATCCTCAAGCTGTTCCGCCGGATCAGCCCCGGCACCAACCCGGACCTCGAACTCTCGCTCGCCCTCTCCCGGGCCGGCTCCACCCGCATCCCGCGGGTCGCCGCCTGGTTCGAGAGCCGGCTGGAGCGCGCCGAGCCGGCCACCCTCGGCCTGCTCCAGCGCTACCTGCCGGACGCCGAGGACGGCTGGGAGCTGGCCCTGGACCAGGTCGGCCGGCTCAAGGGCGACCCCTCCCCCGGCAACTTCGCCATTGAGGCGCACCGGCTCGGCCGGGCCACCGCCGAGGTGCACCGGGTGCTCGCCCGCTCGATGCCGGTGGCGCGCCTGGACCGCACCCAGACCAGACAGCTGGCCACCGCGATGGCCGACCGGCTGGACAGCGCCGTCGCCGCCGTCCCCGGCCTGCTGCGCTACCGCTCCGCGCTGCGCAGCGCCTTCCAGCAGCTCGCCGACGCCCACCCGGACGGCATGCCGGTCCAGCGGATCCACGGCGACCTGCACCTGGGCCAGGCGATGCGCACCCCGCAGGGCTGGGTGCTGCTGGACTTCGAGGGCGAGCCCGCGAAGACGGTGGCCGAGCGCCGGGAGCCGCAGACCGCCCTGCGGGACGTCGCCGCGATGCTGCGCTCCTTCGACTACGCCGCCGCGCACCTGCTGGCCGGCGGCCCGGTCGACCCGGAGCTGGCGCACCTGGCGGCGGCCTGGGCGGCCCGCAACCGCACCGCGTACTGCGCGGGGTACACGGCCGGCGGGGGCACCGACCCGGCGGCCTCGCCGGAGCTGATGCGCGCGCTGGAGATCGACAAGGCGGTGTACGAGGTGGTGTACGAGGCGCGGCACCGGCCCAGCTGGCTGCCCATCCCGCTCGCCGCCATCAACCGGCTGGCCCTGACCGTCTGA
- a CDS encoding acetate kinase yields the protein MSEGTRVLVLNAGSSSVKYQLIDMLDGSRQASGLVERIGEPAGRLVHTPPGGQRRESLQAFPDHGAALKAVAGELAADGLDLDSPELAAIGHRVVHGGLRFTEPTLVTDEVLAEIRRLIPVAPLHNPANITGIEVARALRPDLPQVAVFDTAFHTGMPEHAARYAIDRQVADEHRVRRYGFHGTSHQYVSRATARLLGKDPAEVNVIVLHLGNGGSASAVAGGRCVETSMGLTPLEGLVMGTRSGDVDAGVVFHLHRVGGLSVDEIDDLLNRRSGLLGLCGDNDMREVLRRSEEGDADARLAFEVYVHRLRKYIGAYYAVLGRVDAIAFTAGVGENAAPVRAAATAGLEALGIAVDPALNSIRSDRARVISPEFLRTGGAPRVTVAVVPTDEELEIARQAFALVRAEA from the coding sequence TTGAGCGAAGGCACCCGGGTCCTCGTCCTGAACGCGGGATCGTCCTCGGTGAAGTACCAGCTGATCGACATGCTGGACGGCTCGCGGCAGGCCTCCGGCCTGGTGGAGCGGATCGGCGAGCCGGCCGGCCGGCTGGTGCACACCCCGCCCGGCGGGCAGCGGCGCGAGTCGCTGCAGGCCTTCCCCGACCACGGCGCCGCGCTGAAGGCCGTCGCCGGCGAGCTGGCCGCCGACGGCCTCGACCTGGACTCCCCGGAACTCGCCGCGATCGGCCACCGGGTGGTGCACGGCGGCCTGCGGTTCACCGAACCCACCCTGGTCACCGACGAGGTGCTGGCCGAGATCCGCCGGCTGATCCCGGTCGCTCCGCTGCACAACCCGGCCAACATCACCGGCATCGAGGTGGCCCGGGCGCTGCGGCCGGACCTGCCGCAGGTGGCCGTCTTCGACACCGCCTTCCACACCGGCATGCCCGAGCACGCGGCCCGGTACGCGATCGACCGGCAGGTCGCGGACGAGCACCGGGTACGCCGCTACGGCTTCCACGGCACCTCCCACCAGTACGTCTCCCGGGCCACCGCCCGGCTGCTCGGCAAGGACCCGGCCGAGGTCAACGTGATCGTGCTGCACCTCGGCAACGGCGGCTCCGCCTCGGCGGTGGCCGGCGGGCGCTGCGTGGAGACCTCGATGGGGCTCACCCCGCTGGAGGGGCTGGTGATGGGCACCCGGTCCGGGGACGTCGACGCCGGCGTGGTGTTCCACCTGCACCGGGTCGGCGGGCTGTCGGTCGACGAGATCGACGACCTGCTGAACCGCCGCAGCGGCCTGCTCGGCCTCTGCGGGGACAACGACATGCGGGAGGTCCTGCGCCGCTCGGAGGAGGGCGACGCGGACGCCCGGCTGGCCTTCGAGGTGTACGTCCACCGGCTGCGCAAGTACATCGGCGCCTACTACGCGGTGCTCGGCCGGGTGGACGCGATCGCGTTCACCGCGGGCGTGGGCGAGAACGCGGCGCCGGTGCGGGCCGCGGCGACCGCCGGCCTGGAGGCGCTGGGCATCGCGGTGGACCCGGCGCTGAACTCGATCCGCTCCGACCGGGCCCGGGTGATCTCCCCGGAATTCCTGCGCACCGGGGGGGCTCCACGGGTGACCGTCGCCGTGGTGCCCACCGACGAGGAGCTGGAGATCGCCCGGCAGGCCTTCGCGCTGGTCCGCGCGGAGGCCTGA
- a CDS encoding DUF6230 family protein, whose amino-acid sequence MSQTYGKTRWKRFALVMLPSLAATGAIGVGLANSALAASFSISGQSFKVTAEELHGEKFAQFGTIDVQKNNTTVPVAVSAFDSATIKKMCQSVVTDPNIIPLPFKLPVITLRLEAGDSADPKKQVVASNLLIDLDELYADAEFTNINIGQDASTLTGTATKDWKSALGGTKPTGGVGFAQAADKADLYNVKQRAWATSAGNFKLNGLSLKLYTDSGHECY is encoded by the coding sequence ATGTCCCAGACTTATGGCAAGACCCGCTGGAAGCGTTTCGCCCTGGTGATGCTCCCGAGCCTGGCGGCCACCGGCGCCATCGGTGTCGGCCTGGCGAACAGCGCCCTCGCGGCCTCGTTCAGCATCTCCGGCCAGAGCTTCAAGGTCACCGCCGAGGAGCTGCACGGCGAGAAGTTCGCCCAGTTCGGCACGATCGACGTGCAGAAGAACAACACCACCGTGCCGGTCGCGGTCTCCGCGTTCGACAGCGCCACCATCAAGAAGATGTGCCAGTCGGTCGTCACCGACCCCAACATCATCCCGCTGCCGTTCAAGCTCCCGGTCATCACGCTGCGCCTGGAGGCGGGTGACAGCGCCGACCCGAAGAAGCAGGTCGTCGCCAGCAACCTGCTGATCGACCTGGACGAGCTGTACGCGGACGCCGAGTTCACCAACATCAACATCGGCCAGGACGCGTCCACCCTCACCGGCACGGCCACCAAGGACTGGAAGTCCGCCCTCGGCGGCACCAAGCCCACCGGTGGCGTCGGCTTCGCCCAGGCCGCCGACAAGGCGGACCTGTACAACGTGAAGCAGCGTGCCTGGGCCACCTCGGCCGGCAACTTCAAGCTGAACGGCCTGAGCCTCAAGCTCTACACCGACAGCGGCCACGAGTGCTACTGA